A single window of Anomaloglossus baeobatrachus isolate aAnoBae1 chromosome 9, aAnoBae1.hap1, whole genome shotgun sequence DNA harbors:
- the LOC142250543 gene encoding glutamine amidotransferase-like class 1 domain-containing protein 3, mitochondrial, with amino-acid sequence MTKQVAVILCGCGVYDGSEVHEASAVLVHLSRAGVQYVVFAPDMEQMHVVDHVRGQPCEETRNVLTESARIARGKVTDLKELKVSDYAAIIIPGGFGVAKNLCTWAIDGKDCSVIKPIEDAIKGFHDAKKPIGLCCISPVLAAKILPGCEVTVGSDTECEKWPHAGTAGAIEQLGCKHVNKQVNEVHIDAKHKLVTTCAFMSNSPLHEIFDGIGKMVEAVLKLS; translated from the exons ATGACCAAGCAGGTGGCAGTGATCCTCTGTGGCTGCGGGGTGTATGATGGCAGTGAGGTCCACGAGGCCTCTGCAGTGTTGGTGCACCTGAGCAGAGCTGGGGTGCAG TATGTGGTGTTTGCTCCTGACATGGAGCAGATGCATGTGGTGGACCATGTGAGAGGACAGCCCTGCGAGGAGACCCGGAACGTGCTGACCGAGAGCGCGCGCATCGCAAGAGGGAAGGTCACAGATCTGAAGGAGCTAAAAGTCAGTGACTATGCTGCAATCATCATCCCAG GAGGTTTTGGAGTTGCTAAAAATCTTTGTACTTGGGCGATTGATGGGAAAGACTGCTCCGTAATAAAACCCATTGAAGACGCTATTAAAGGATTTCATGATGCCAAGAAGCCCATTGGCCTGTGCTGTATCTCCCCCGTACTGGCCGCCAAAATCCTACCAGGATGTGAAGTCACTGTCGGGTCTGATACAGAGTGCGAAAA GTGGCCACATGCTGGAACAGCGGGAGCCATTGAACAGCTGGGCTGTAAACACGTCAACAAACAGGTCAACGAAGTTCACATAGATGCCAAACATAAACTGGTCACCACGTGCGCCTTCATGAGTAACAGCCCGCTACATGAGATATTTGATGGCATTGGCAAAATGGTTGAAGCCGTGCTCAAGTTGAGTTAA